The Curtobacterium poinsettiae DNA segment TGCGACCTGCGACTTCGACGCGTCGTGGGCGTCGGCGACCTCGGAGACGGCGTCGAGCACCTCCCACGTGCGCTCGTCGCCGTTGCGGGCTTCCCAGGCCTCCATGCCGCGCTGCGGGTTCTCGCCCAGGCGGGTGGCGCCGGACGGGGCCTCGTCGCGCTGGTACTTGCCGGAGAGCCAGCCGCCGGCCAGGGGGGACCAGGGCAGCAGGCCGATGCCGGCGTCGAGGCAGGCGGGGACGACCTCGTGCTCGATGTCGCGGACGAGCAGGTTGTACTGCGGCTGCAGGGTGACCGGCGGTGCCCAGCCGTGCGCCTTCGCCTCGTAGACGGCCTTGGTGACCTGGTAGCCGAGGTAGTTCGAGAACCCGTACGAGCCGATCTTGCCGGCGGACACGGCGTCGTCGAGGAACCGCAGGGTCTCGTCGATGGGGGTCAGGGCGTCCCACGCGTGCATCTGGTACAGGTCGATGTGGTCGACGCCGAGCCGCTCGAGCGAGGCGTCGAGGGCCACGCGCAGGTGTCGTCGGGACAGGCCGAGGTCGTTCGGGCCGTCGCCCTGCGGGAACCGGCCCTTGGTGGCGAGGACGACCTGCGCGGCCTCGGTGGGGTGTGCTGCGAGCCAGCGGCCGATGATCCGCTCGGACTCGTTGCCGGAGTAGACGTCCGCCGTGTCGACGAGCGTGCCACCGGCGGCCACGAAAGCGTCGAGGATGGCGTGTGAGGTGGGTTCGTCGGCTTCGCTGCCGAACGTCATGGTGCCGAGGGTCAGCGTCGACACCGATGTCCCGCTGTTGCCGAGGAGTCTGTAGTCCATGGCGGGGACGGTACGCCCGGTGCCGTCCGACCGAGGGGACCCACGAGTACCCCTCAGCGCGGGGCGGACAGGAACCGCAGCGCCGCCTCGCGGAACGGTCGCGAGGTCGGGGCGTTGAAGTGGTTGCGCCCCGGGATCTCGAAGAACGTGGCGTCCGGTGCGGCCTCGGCGAGCCGGACCGCGCTGTCCCGGATGCCGTCCTCGCTGCCCGCGGCGATCAGGAGCGGCTGCGCCGGGGCGTTCTCCGGGGTCGGCTCGATGCTGTTCCGCATCCCCTCAACCATGGCCACGAGCGCGCCGAGGTCGTTGCCCTCGACGTTGCCCGCCATCGTCAGGTACCCGTTGGTGACACGGTCCTCGATGGGGGTGCCGTCGGCGATGTACGCCTTCGCCTGGTCGACGCGGACACGACGCATCGGGTCGGCGTCCGGGATCCCGCCGAACACCGCGCGCGAGATCCGGCCGGGCAGCCGCTCGGCGGTGTGCCAGCCGACCCGTGCGCCGAGCGAGTAGCCCAGGAACGCGACGTCGTCGAGCAGGTACGTGTCGATGACCGTGGTGACGTCGGCGACGAGCAGGTCCATCGAGTACGCACCCGGGTCGTGCGGCTTCGCGCTCGCGCCGTGTCCGCGCTGGTCGAGCG contains these protein-coding regions:
- a CDS encoding alpha/beta fold hydrolase, giving the protein MSLVPEAPRPRFVMSPDGLRLATYDFGDPDAPAVIAVHGFASGAVLNWHASGWTRHLVRAGYRVLALDQRGHGASAKPHDPGAYSMDLLVADVTTVIDTYLLDDVAFLGYSLGARVGWHTAERLPGRISRAVFGGIPDADPMRRVRVDQAKAYIADGTPIEDRVTNGYLTMAGNVEGNDLGALVAMVEGMRNSIEPTPENAPAQPLLIAAGSEDGIRDSAVRLAEAAPDATFFEIPGRNHFNAPTSRPFREAALRFLSAPR
- a CDS encoding aldo/keto reductase, which gives rise to MDYRLLGNSGTSVSTLTLGTMTFGSEADEPTSHAILDAFVAAGGTLVDTADVYSGNESERIIGRWLAAHPTEAAQVVLATKGRFPQGDGPNDLGLSRRHLRVALDASLERLGVDHIDLYQMHAWDALTPIDETLRFLDDAVSAGKIGSYGFSNYLGYQVTKAVYEAKAHGWAPPVTLQPQYNLLVRDIEHEVVPACLDAGIGLLPWSPLAGGWLSGKYQRDEAPSGATRLGENPQRGMEAWEARNGDERTWEVLDAVSEVADAHDASKSQVALAWLLSRPAVTSVILGVRTLSQLEDNLGAADLVLTDDELTRLTDASAPRIDDYPYGTAGVAQRERKITGGR